ATTTGAAAAGCCCATTTTCAATACTAGCTTGATTTAAATCCAAAGAAATAAAATGCAAGTTTGATGGTAACGCAATTTTTGATTTGGTTAATATTTTTTTCTTACTATTTTGGGTTTGTGCTAGATCAATTTCAAAGACCTTACTATCTTTTAAAACATGGCTGAATCTGATTGACCTTGTATCAAAACCAGTTCCAAAAATAAGTATCTGTTCAATTTGAGAATCAGCCGCTTCAGAAACAATGCTATCTATAAATTTTGTCCGTAAAATAAGCCATTCATACAGACCTTTTGGTAAGTTTTTGTGAATAAAATTACGAACAAAACCAAGTTTAATTAAAAAGGCAAAAGACTTAAAAATAAATTTGGAAGCTAAATAGTCGCTTGTTTTAAGTTGAGAAATTGGTTCAAGATAAGAACAAGCTCGAACTAGAGCAATTGCTAACGCGGTTTGGGAAGATTTATTTTGTTTCATCCTTATTATATACATAATTTGGACTAATAAATCAATTCTTTCTTTTATTTTGAAAATATGCTATGGAGTTTTTAAATTGATTTTTGCATTAAAAAAAGCAAAAATAAAAGCCCACTATTTAAAACAAAACTAATCCAATCCAATAAACCAACTTGATCTGTCACTGATAAAATCATATTGGCAATTACAAAAGGAAAGGCTAGATAATAAAACCAAATATTTTTTTTCTTAAGCTTCAAAGCAAAAACTAAGTATAAAAAAAATTCTAAAAATAAAAGTATTTTGATAATTAGATATTGTGATTGGTTGCTAAATCTTACAAATGTATAGTAGCTTGCCATTATCAGCCAAAATAAAGCATTGACAAGAAATGCATAATAAAGAAGATTGTGTTTAACTTGAATCATCATTATTCTCTCCTAAGTGCGTCAACCGGATCAAGTTTGGCTGCTTTTTTAGCTGGGTAGGCCCCAAAAACCAAACCAATCAAAACAGAAATGACAAAAGAAACTACTATAGAAATATAGTTAATTCTAAAAACAAAATCAGGAGTAAAGTTAAACATATTAATAGCCTGCACCGCTGCAAAAGCAATTAAAATTCCTAGGACCACTCCAATAGCTCCTCCAAATACAGTCAAAACTACTGACTCTATTAAAAACTGCAGAACAATATCTTCTTCTTGAGCACCTAGTGCTTTCATCAAACCAATTTCTTTAGTCCGTTCAGTTACAGTCACTAACATGATATTCATAATTCCCACACCTCCAACCACAAGAGAAATAGCTGCAATTAAAGACATAATCAAGGAGAAAATAGTAAAAAATTGTTGTATCTGAGCGAGTTCACTTCTAGGATTGCTCACTTCAAAATCAAGATGATCTTCATTAATAAGTCCTCTTTGTTGCATAATAACGCTTTTAATTTGCAACTGCACAGCCTCAGCATCAGCCCTTTCATCAACCAAAATTGAAATACTATTAAAGCCTTTTTTACCAGGAACATGCCCAAGGAGGGTATTAAAGGGAACATAAACCCGAGCCCTTTTTTTATTAAATGGTTCGTCAGTTCGATATATGCCAATAATTTTATAGCTTTTGCCATCAAGTCTAATTTTTTGGCCAATAGCTTCCTGGTATGAATAAAAAAATTCATTGCTAAGTTTATTATCTATAACTACTACTTGAGAACGATTGAGATCATCAAATTTGGTAAAAAATGTTCCGGCCAATATTTCTAAATTAGCTGTGGAAACTTCATCTTCACTGGCTCCAACCACTACAGTATCAAATTCATTGCTAAGCCGATCTGTTGCCTGAGTATAAATTGATAAACTGCTTTTATATTTAGCAACACCATTAATATTCTGGCTTTCTAGGTAGTTAATGGTATTTTTAGTTAAAGGTGGGGCAGAGTTACTAGTATTGCTTAGAGTTAAGGCACTGAAGCCAGATTCAATAAAAGTTTTTTGCACTGTGGAATAAGCTGATGTTCCCATCGACATAATAGCTACTACCGCCCCAACTCCTAAAATTACTCCAATCATAGTCAAGATAGTACGTAATACATTTCTTCTAAGTGTAGCTAGTGATTCAATAACTAATTCAAACATATAAACTAGGATGCAATTAGACCATCTTTAACTTTAATAATTCTGCTAGCATGCTGAGCTGTCATCAAATCATGAGTGACAATAATAATGGTGGTTTTTTGAGTTTTGTTGATATGTTTCAGTTCGTCCATGATTTTTTTAGCAGTTTTTGAATCCAAAGCTCCAGTTGGCTCATCAGCCAAAATAAGCGAAGGCCGCATTATTAAAGCTCGAGCTAAAGCAATCCGCTGTTGCTGGCCACCGGAAAGGTTTAAAGGAGGTTCATGATATTTTTCTTCTAGGGCAACTAATTTTAAAACCTCAAGAATTCTATCGGTTCTTTCATGAGCAGGAACATGTCCATACATCATTGGTCTCTCAATATTTTGAGCTACACTAAGCCGTGGCAAAAGATTAAACGATTGAAATACAAAACCAATTTCTCGATTACGCAATTGTGCTAATTCTTTTTTGGAATAATGATTTATTTTTTTATGATTAAAAAAGTAGCTTCCGCTTGTAGGAGTATCTAAAGTCCCAAGAATATTCATCAAGGTAGATTTACCTGACCCTGACGGACCCATAATAGCTACAAATTCTCCTTTTTTAATATCCAAGGAAACACCTCTTAGTGCTTCGTAACTATGAGCCCCTTTACCATACACTTTTTTTATGTGTGCTAGACGGATTAGACTACTCATAAACGATATCCTACTAAAACCGTTTCTCCTTCTGAAGCACCTTTTTTGATCTCGGTATAAGTCTCATTACGAATTCCTATGTCAACATTTTTCATTGCTTGTAATTGTTTATCTTGGTTGCCAATCACAAGCTGATAGTGGCCATTGTTATACAGCAAAGCCTCATTTGGCACAGCTAAAACATTTTTCTTAGTTTCAATCAAAATTTCTACATCAGCTGCCATTCCTGACAGTAATTCCGGATAAACATCATCAAGTGTCAACCAAGCTGTGTATGTAATCCCACCATCATCATTTTGTTTACCTACTTTATCAACTTTGGAAACAAAAGCTGGAAAAATACGGTTCTCAAAAGCATCAACACTAATTTCAGCTGATAAACTGGCAGTCATCAAAGCAGCGTCAATTTCACCGATAGTAACCGCAATAACCTGCCTGGGATTAGAAATAATCATGAGGTTGGCTAATTCATTTTGAGGATCAACTACATCACCTTCTTCAATACTAAGATTTTCTATTCTCCCTGCAAGCGGAGCAGTCATAGTTATATCCTGGGTAGTTTGATACTTTAACCAAGCCACATTCAGGTCTGCCTGAGCTGCTTTAATTCTATTTTCAACTAAAGTTGTATCTGACTGGGCAGCTTCATAAGTATATCTAGCTGCTTGTTCTGCACTTTTAAGCGCTTCTTTTTCATTGTCAGTATAACCATGGTCATTAATTTCTTTAACTTCTTGCTCACTAGTTAAAAGACTTTGTTTGGCAGTTTCCACAGCTGCTTGAGTTTTATTATTACCTTGTTTAGCTTCTTCTAGAGCATTTTTAGCAGTCAAATAAGCACTCCATGCTTCAGCTTTTTCTTCAGGGGTAGCAGTGCTAATTACCTCAAATAAAACTTGGTCTTTTTCAACAGAGTCACCATTTTTGACAAATATCTTAGTCACTTGACCTTGAGTTGTAGAAGATACTTCAGTAATTCCTTTGTATTCTAAAATCCCACTACGCAAAATCTTTCGATCTATAGTTTGTTTACTCACTTGAGCTATAGTTATAGTCTTTTGTTTCTGATAGTGACCACGTATCTTCAAACCAACAATAACTAGCAGTAATAGCAATAAACAGATGCTAAAAATTTTCCAACCTTTTTTTAATTTTTGCCATTTTCTAAAAAGAGGAATGGTAATTTTGGGGTTTTTAGTTTTTTTCATACGAAGTATTGTAATATATGTTTTACAATATGTAAAGTATTTTTTACATATCTATAAGACAACATTACCACGATCCCTTTCCAATATTAAGTTCTCTATTAACAATTTGATCAAATTTCTTTTTATCAATAGAAAGGGGATAAGCATAAGATAATAGCTCCATTTTAGTTTCACTATTGTCTTCATAAAACACTGGTCTTTCAAGTTTCGCATAACCAGTCTTCACATATAAATTTGATTTCTCAGGAATACAAAAAAGTAAACTAATATTCATTCCTTGTTTTTTCGCAAAATGGTGAGCATGCTCAAGCATTGACATTGCTAGTCCTTTTGCTTGATAAGATGGTTTAATTCCTAAATTACCAATTCCTGCAATCGAGAGCTGAAATGGAGTATGTATCTTTCTTTCAACGATACTTAATGATCCAATGAGTGTGT
This DNA window, taken from Candidatus Beckwithbacteria bacterium, encodes the following:
- a CDS encoding ABC transporter ATP-binding protein, with translation MSSLIRLAHIKKVYGKGAHSYEALRGVSLDIKKGEFVAIMGPSGSGKSTLMNILGTLDTPTSGSYFFNHKKINHYSKKELAQLRNREIGFVFQSFNLLPRLSVAQNIERPMMYGHVPAHERTDRILEVLKLVALEEKYHEPPLNLSGGQQQRIALARALIMRPSLILADEPTGALDSKTAKKIMDELKHINKTQKTTIIIVTHDLMTAQHASRIIKVKDGLIAS
- a CDS encoding SAM-dependent methyltransferase; this translates as MKQNKSSQTALAIALVRACSYLEPISQLKTSDYLASKFIFKSFAFLIKLGFVRNFIHKNLPKGLYEWLILRTKFIDSIVSEAADSQIEQILIFGTGFDTRSIRFSHVLKDSKVFEIDLAQTQNSKKKILTKSKIALPSNLHFISLDLNQASIENGLFKSGIKKQKKTLCILEGVLMYLEPKKVETLLQFLASFASGSQVVFDYVYQSELLGNSSKEKEIVKNLHEDWLWGIDKHAV
- a CDS encoding biotin/lipoyl-binding protein: MKKTKNPKITIPLFRKWQKLKKGWKIFSICLLLLLLVIVGLKIRGHYQKQKTITIAQVSKQTIDRKILRSGILEYKGITEVSSTTQGQVTKIFVKNGDSVEKDQVLFEVISTATPEEKAEAWSAYLTAKNALEEAKQGNNKTQAAVETAKQSLLTSEQEVKEINDHGYTDNEKEALKSAEQAARYTYEAAQSDTTLVENRIKAAQADLNVAWLKYQTTQDITMTAPLAGRIENLSIEEGDVVDPQNELANLMIISNPRQVIAVTIGEIDAALMTASLSAEISVDAFENRIFPAFVSKVDKVGKQNDDGGITYTAWLTLDDVYPELLSGMAADVEILIETKKNVLAVPNEALLYNNGHYQLVIGNQDKQLQAMKNVDIGIRNETYTEIKKGASEGETVLVGYRL
- a CDS encoding FtsX-like permease family protein is translated as MFELVIESLATLRRNVLRTILTMIGVILGVGAVVAIMSMGTSAYSTVQKTFIESGFSALTLSNTSNSAPPLTKNTINYLESQNINGVAKYKSSLSIYTQATDRLSNEFDTVVVGASEDEVSTANLEILAGTFFTKFDDLNRSQVVVIDNKLSNEFFYSYQEAIGQKIRLDGKSYKIIGIYRTDEPFNKKRARVYVPFNTLLGHVPGKKGFNSISILVDERADAEAVQLQIKSVIMQQRGLINEDHLDFEVSNPRSELAQIQQFFTIFSLIMSLIAAISLVVGGVGIMNIMLVTVTERTKEIGLMKALGAQEEDIVLQFLIESVVLTVFGGAIGVVLGILIAFAAVQAINMFNFTPDFVFRINYISIVVSFVISVLIGLVFGAYPAKKAAKLDPVDALRRE
- a CDS encoding GNAT family N-acetyltransferase codes for the protein MRYVFKLENKISSFEFSRLEDLLVPLFSFSYHFSKSYHGNHVLYFSSKPKWRLFLYDKNTLIGSLSIVERKIHTPFQLSIAGIGNLGIKPSYQAKGLAMSMLEHAHHFAKKQGMNISLLFCIPEKSNLYVKTGYAKLERPVFYEDNSETKMELLSYAYPLSIDKKKFDQIVNRELNIGKGSW